Proteins encoded in a region of the Pseudomonas denitrificans (nom. rej.) genome:
- a CDS encoding amino acid adenylation domain-containing protein — protein sequence MSQPMDAQLKQVAERLGALPEDKQIVFLRQLREKGVSLSRLPILREGREHAPLSAAQARLWFLWQMEPHSAAYNIPAAVRLRGVLDEGALQRAFAALIARHESLRTVFRTVNDSADNAGALCALQEPAGKVQGTTEDRSGRANDAQRHPPQGAADGEVLQCILPPGPADLEAKDFSNEAEARQWLNACAQRSFDLAVGPLLRLHLARLPGEALLLVNLHHIIADGWSIGVLIDEFAALYSAEVQGTRAELEALPIQYSDMARWQRLWLSAGEGERQLAYWKEQLGDESLLLTLPGDRPRPLVQSYRGATLDFELPRALSDSLRELARGQGATLFMLILAAYQLLLSRYSGQRELRVGVPIAGRGRAESERLIGFFVNTQVLSARIDGDESFNAFLARTREAVLGAQANPDLPFEQLVDALQPERSLSYNPLFQVACNHQPSRRDALRDLPGGLQLESLELDSGIAKFDLTLNTEESRDGQVRGQFMYATDQFDAATIQRLSGHFLNLLQALVREPQCPVARLPLLDGSEREQLLCGWNATAMDYPSDACLHQLIEQQVQRSPAEVALTDGQRSFSYAELNSRANRLAHWLREQGVGPDSRVGVALERSVELPVALLAVLKAGGAYVPLDPEFPAERLAHMLEDGGVRLLLTQQHLLGELPQTGARAFCLDRDWAQLDGYADNDLANLAKPDDLAYVIYTSGSTGKPKGVAVRHGGVVNFMLSMAREPGLNAQDRVLALTSLSFDISALELYLPLLVGGRVVLVDRDVARDPSRLLGVALEQGVTVIQATPSTWTLLSGHEDFPRLTGCRFFCGGEALSAELADKLTVQAEVLWNLYGPTETTIWSAAWKIDKGARALLGKPIANTQLYILDGELQPAPIGVAGELYIAGDGLARGYHGRPELTCERFVADPYGRESGARMYRTGDLARWRADGVLEYLGRIDHQVKIRGFRIELGEIESRLLGQPGVREAVVIARDAGQVKQLVGYVTGHIDSDLRAALLEELPDYMVPRRSSSSSACR from the coding sequence ATGAGTCAACCGATGGACGCCCAGCTGAAACAGGTCGCGGAGCGCCTTGGCGCGCTGCCCGAGGACAAGCAGATCGTCTTCCTGCGTCAGCTGCGCGAGAAAGGCGTGAGCCTGTCGCGACTGCCGATCCTGCGCGAGGGGCGCGAGCACGCGCCGCTCTCGGCAGCCCAGGCGCGCCTGTGGTTCCTCTGGCAGATGGAACCGCACAGCGCCGCCTACAACATTCCCGCTGCCGTGCGCCTGCGCGGTGTGCTGGACGAGGGTGCGCTGCAGCGGGCCTTCGCCGCGCTGATCGCGCGCCATGAAAGCCTGCGGACGGTCTTCCGCACGGTCAACGATTCGGCGGATAACGCTGGCGCGTTATGCGCCCTACAGGAGCCGGCTGGCAAGGTTCAGGGCACGACAGAGGACCGCTCTGGTAGGGCGAATGACGCGCAGCGTCATCCGCCGCAAGGTGCGGCGGATGGCGAGGTGCTGCAATGCATCCTGCCTCCCGGTCCGGCGGATCTGGAGGCGAAGGACTTCAGTAACGAAGCCGAGGCGCGGCAATGGCTCAACGCATGCGCCCAGCGCTCCTTCGACCTCGCCGTTGGCCCGCTGCTGCGCCTGCACCTGGCGCGCCTGCCGGGCGAGGCGCTGCTGCTGGTGAACCTGCACCACATCATTGCCGACGGCTGGTCCATTGGCGTGCTGATCGATGAATTCGCTGCTCTCTACAGTGCCGAAGTGCAGGGCACCCGGGCCGAGCTGGAAGCCTTGCCGATCCAGTACAGCGACATGGCGCGCTGGCAGCGCCTGTGGCTGTCGGCCGGCGAGGGCGAGCGGCAGCTGGCCTACTGGAAGGAACAGCTGGGCGACGAATCCCTGCTGCTGACCCTGCCGGGCGACCGGCCGCGCCCGCTGGTGCAGAGCTACCGCGGCGCGACGCTGGACTTCGAGCTGCCCCGTGCGCTCAGCGATTCCCTGCGCGAACTGGCGCGCGGGCAGGGCGCCACGCTGTTCATGCTGATCCTCGCGGCCTACCAGCTGCTGCTGTCGCGCTACAGCGGCCAGCGCGAGCTGCGCGTGGGCGTGCCCATCGCCGGCCGTGGCCGTGCCGAAAGCGAAAGGCTGATCGGCTTCTTCGTGAATACCCAGGTACTGTCGGCGCGCATCGACGGCGACGAATCCTTCAACGCCTTCCTTGCCCGTACCCGCGAAGCAGTGTTGGGTGCCCAGGCCAACCCGGACCTGCCGTTCGAGCAACTGGTAGATGCCCTGCAGCCCGAACGCAGCCTGAGCTACAACCCACTGTTCCAGGTGGCCTGCAACCACCAGCCGAGCCGCCGCGATGCCCTGCGCGACCTGCCCGGCGGCCTGCAACTGGAAAGCCTGGAGCTGGACAGCGGCATCGCCAAGTTCGACCTGACCCTGAACACCGAGGAAAGCCGCGACGGCCAGGTGCGCGGGCAGTTCATGTACGCCACCGACCAGTTCGACGCAGCGACCATCCAGCGCCTGAGCGGGCACTTCCTCAACCTGCTGCAGGCCCTGGTGCGCGAGCCGCAATGCCCGGTGGCGCGCCTGCCGCTGCTGGATGGCAGCGAACGCGAACAACTGCTCTGCGGCTGGAACGCCACCGCGATGGACTACCCGAGCGATGCCTGCCTGCATCAGCTGATCGAGCAGCAGGTGCAGCGCTCGCCCGCTGAGGTGGCGCTTACCGACGGCCAGCGCAGCTTCAGCTACGCCGAGCTGAACAGCCGCGCCAACCGCCTCGCGCATTGGCTGCGCGAGCAGGGTGTCGGCCCGGACAGCCGTGTCGGCGTCGCGCTGGAACGCTCGGTGGAGCTGCCGGTAGCGCTACTGGCGGTGCTCAAGGCCGGCGGCGCCTATGTGCCGCTGGACCCGGAGTTCCCCGCCGAACGCCTGGCGCACATGCTCGAAGACGGCGGCGTGCGTCTGCTGCTGACCCAGCAGCACCTGCTCGGTGAACTGCCGCAGACGGGCGCCCGCGCGTTCTGCCTGGACCGCGATTGGGCGCAGCTGGATGGCTACGCCGACAACGATCTGGCAAACCTCGCCAAGCCGGATGATCTGGCCTACGTCATCTATACCTCTGGCTCCACCGGCAAGCCCAAGGGCGTCGCCGTTCGCCACGGCGGGGTGGTCAACTTCATGCTGAGCATGGCCCGTGAGCCGGGCCTGAACGCGCAGGACCGTGTGCTTGCGCTGACCTCGCTGTCCTTCGATATCTCCGCGCTGGAGCTGTACCTGCCGCTGCTGGTCGGCGGCCGTGTGGTGCTGGTCGACCGCGACGTCGCGCGCGACCCGTCGCGCCTGCTCGGCGTGGCGCTGGAGCAGGGCGTGACGGTAATCCAGGCCACCCCGAGCACCTGGACGCTGCTCAGCGGCCACGAGGACTTCCCGCGCCTGACCGGCTGCCGTTTCTTCTGTGGCGGCGAAGCGCTGTCCGCCGAGCTGGCGGACAAGCTCACCGTGCAGGCCGAGGTGCTTTGGAACCTCTACGGCCCCACCGAAACCACCATCTGGTCGGCGGCCTGGAAGATCGACAAGGGCGCCCGCGCGCTGCTCGGCAAGCCCATCGCCAACACCCAGCTGTACATCCTCGATGGCGAGCTGCAACCCGCACCCATCGGCGTGGCGGGCGAGCTGTACATCGCCGGCGACGGCCTGGCGCGCGGCTACCACGGGCGCCCGGAACTGACCTGCGAGCGTTTCGTCGCCGATCCCTACGGTAGGGAATCCGGCGCGCGCATGTACCGCACCGGCGACCTCGCGCGCTGGCGCGCCGACGGCGTGCTGGAATACCTCGGCCGTATCGATCACCAGGTGAAGATCCGCGGCTTCCGCATCGAGCTGGGCGAGATCGAATCGCGCCTGCTCGGCCAGCCCGGTGTGCGCGAGGCGGTGGTGATCGCCCGCGATGCCGGGCAAGTGAAGCAACTGGTTGGTTACGTCACGGGGCATATCGACAGTGACCTGCGTGCGGCCTTGCTGGAAGAGCTGCCGGACTACATGGTCCCGCGCAGATCGTCCAGCTCGAGCGCATGCCGCTGA
- a CDS encoding condensation domain-containing protein, translating into MPLTPNGKLDRKALPEPDFSLLQKTYRAPESEREQTLAAIWCAVLGLECVGLDDNFFELGGDSIVSIQVVSRARAAGLQLSPKDLFQHQTLQALARVAGDFVAPDAPVAIAAFEAPDAAQLAALGLNPEQIEDLYPLSPMQQGMLFHGMDGSEGGVYVNQLRVEVQDLDVERFRAAWQAALDAHDNLRAGVHWHAVGTANGQPVQAVHKHVELPLEVLDWRGREDMDAALDQLAAAERSRSFDLERPPLLRLVLVRSAEASHQLVYTHHHILLDGWSNAQLFAEALRRYNGESIAEQGRYRDYIHWLQVQDQQQAQDFWSARLQGFAQPTVLADSLARPVEGSGHGLEYSRYDAAATERLKAFARSQRVTLNTLVQAAWILLLQRYTGQQRVAFGATVAGRPAQLVGADSLLGLFINTLPIVQAPSEHADLGDWLRELQAYNLDVREFEHTPLYDIQRWAGQAGQALFDSIIVFENYPVDEVLRSAQGPRFGELKSKDETSIPMDLAVRVGERLEIEYQYLRAHFSAASVARLRGNMEQVLDSLLHGAGKRVGELQCLSANDRAALAACRGPHQSLPPAEPVHLAIARQASLRGDEVALICGDEEVDYAALERDSNRLAHRLMALGVGRKSGSAWPCRAACAFRWRCWRCSRLAVPTCRWTPSTRASAWSSR; encoded by the coding sequence ATGCCGCTGACCCCCAACGGCAAGCTCGACCGCAAGGCGCTGCCGGAGCCGGACTTCAGCCTGTTGCAGAAGACCTACCGCGCGCCGGAAAGCGAGCGCGAGCAAACCCTGGCGGCCATCTGGTGCGCCGTGCTCGGCCTTGAGTGCGTAGGGCTGGACGACAACTTCTTCGAGCTGGGCGGCGACTCCATCGTCTCCATCCAGGTGGTCAGCCGCGCTCGCGCCGCCGGCCTGCAGCTGAGCCCGAAGGACCTGTTCCAGCACCAGACGCTGCAGGCGCTGGCCCGCGTGGCCGGTGACTTCGTAGCGCCCGATGCGCCGGTTGCCATCGCCGCTTTCGAGGCGCCGGACGCCGCACAGCTGGCCGCCCTCGGCCTGAATCCCGAGCAGATCGAAGACCTCTATCCGCTGTCGCCGATGCAGCAGGGCATGCTGTTCCACGGTATGGATGGCAGCGAGGGTGGCGTCTACGTCAACCAGCTGCGCGTGGAGGTGCAGGACCTGGACGTGGAGCGCTTCCGCGCCGCCTGGCAGGCCGCGCTGGATGCCCACGACAACCTGCGGGCCGGCGTGCATTGGCATGCTGTTGGGACAGCCAACGGACAGCCGGTGCAGGCCGTGCACAAGCACGTCGAGCTGCCGCTGGAAGTGCTCGACTGGCGCGGTCGCGAGGACATGGACGCGGCGCTGGACCAACTGGCCGCCGCCGAGCGTAGCCGCAGCTTCGACCTGGAGCGCCCGCCGCTGCTGCGCCTGGTGCTGGTGCGCAGCGCCGAGGCCAGCCACCAGCTGGTTTACACCCACCACCACATCCTGCTCGACGGCTGGAGCAACGCCCAGCTGTTCGCCGAGGCACTGCGTCGCTACAACGGCGAGAGCATCGCCGAGCAGGGCCGCTACCGCGACTACATCCACTGGCTACAGGTGCAGGACCAGCAACAGGCGCAGGACTTCTGGAGCGCTCGCCTGCAAGGCTTTGCCCAGCCCACCGTGCTCGCCGACAGCCTGGCGCGCCCGGTCGAAGGCAGCGGCCACGGCCTGGAATACAGCCGCTACGACGCGGCGGCCACCGAGCGCCTGAAGGCCTTCGCCCGCAGCCAGCGGGTAACCCTGAACACCCTGGTGCAGGCGGCGTGGATCCTTCTGCTGCAACGCTACACCGGTCAGCAGCGCGTGGCCTTCGGTGCCACCGTGGCCGGGCGTCCTGCGCAACTGGTCGGCGCCGACAGCCTGCTGGGCCTGTTCATCAACACGCTGCCCATCGTCCAGGCGCCGTCCGAGCATGCCGACCTCGGCGACTGGCTGCGCGAGCTGCAGGCCTACAACCTGGACGTGCGCGAGTTCGAGCACACGCCGCTGTACGACATCCAGCGCTGGGCCGGTCAGGCCGGGCAGGCGCTGTTCGACAGCATCATCGTGTTCGAGAACTATCCGGTCGACGAGGTGCTGCGCAGCGCCCAGGGGCCGCGCTTCGGCGAGCTGAAGTCGAAGGACGAGACCAGCATCCCCATGGACCTTGCCGTGCGCGTCGGCGAGCGCCTGGAGATCGAGTACCAGTACCTGCGCGCGCACTTCAGCGCAGCCTCCGTGGCGCGCCTGCGCGGCAACATGGAGCAGGTGCTGGACAGCCTGCTGCACGGCGCTGGCAAGCGCGTCGGCGAACTGCAATGCCTGTCCGCCAATGACCGCGCGGCGCTAGCCGCCTGCCGTGGACCGCACCAGTCGCTGCCGCCGGCCGAGCCGGTGCACCTGGCCATCGCCCGCCAAGCTTCGTTGCGTGGCGATGAGGTAGCGCTGATCTGCGGTGACGAGGAAGTCGACTACGCGGCGCTGGAACGCGACTCCAATCGCCTGGCCCATCGCCTGATGGCGCTGGGTGTCGGCCGGAAGTCCGGGTCGGCGTGGCCCTGCCGCGCAGCGTGCGCATTCCGTTGGCGCTGCTGGCGGTGCTCAAGGCTGGCGGTGCCTACGTGCCGCTGGACGCCGAGTACCCGCGCGAGCGCCTGGAGTTCCAGATGA